A single window of Rhodospirillaceae bacterium DNA harbors:
- a CDS encoding helix-turn-helix transcriptional regulator, whose translation MARQDENSPENRPLTTNEINQMLGKRLKEIRKAHHITQQSLGQHLGVSFQQVQKYEKGTSAMRVETLYEICEYLGVHPGFFMYAIPFAMMDQDPTEEKQETYDIQRLVGAVVKFPPDLRGPFVSLCEVIPTIKSWYARSKNMPTENMEKIAEEYNTSPNPSYNPATYQRSFSISFPKKKDQDK comes from the coding sequence GTGGCGAGGCAAGATGAAAACAGCCCGGAAAATCGTCCGCTTACAACAAATGAAATTAACCAGATGTTGGGCAAACGATTGAAGGAAATACGAAAAGCACACCATATAACACAGCAATCATTGGGTCAGCATTTAGGCGTTAGTTTTCAGCAGGTTCAGAAATATGAAAAAGGCACTAGTGCCATGCGCGTTGAAACCCTGTATGAAATTTGTGAGTATTTGGGGGTTCACCCTGGATTTTTTATGTATGCCATTCCATTTGCAATGATGGATCAAGATCCCACAGAAGAAAAGCAGGAGACATATGACATACAAAGATTAGTGGGTGCTGTTGTAAAATTTCCGCCTGACCTTCGGGGGCCATTTGTGAGTTTATGTGAAGTGATCCCAACTATTAAGAGTTGGTACGCACGATCCAAGAACATGCCAACAGAAAATATGGAAAAAATAGCGGAGGAATATAATACTTCCCCCAACCCATCTTATAATCCTGCCACTTACCAACGAAGCTTCAGCATCTCTTTCCCGAAGAAAAAAGATCAAGATAAATAA
- a CDS encoding molybdenum cofactor biosynthesis protein MoaE: MPYRIQPEDFIPDHETETLLRGNRHIGAVVSFVGYVRDSLNKPLDSMTLECYQSMALQQLHMIEQEAKKRWSLIDCLIIHRYGYLQPSARIVLAVSLSSHRADAFNSCQFIMDMVKVNVPIWKKEQQGLNSDWIGTRASDLEAAQKWGRLPGLEV, from the coding sequence TTGCCTTATCGTATTCAACCTGAAGATTTTATCCCAGACCATGAAACAGAAACGTTATTACGTGGTAACCGCCATATTGGCGCCGTGGTTAGTTTTGTGGGGTATGTCCGTGATTCTTTAAACAAACCCTTAGATTCCATGACACTTGAATGTTACCAATCGATGGCTTTGCAACAACTACATATGATTGAACAGGAAGCCAAAAAACGCTGGAGTTTGATTGACTGCCTTATTATTCACCGTTACGGCTATTTACAGCCTAGTGCTAGGATTGTCCTGGCTGTCAGCCTGTCTTCTCACCGCGCTGACGCCTTTAATAGTTGCCAGTTTATCATGGATATGGTTAAGGTAAACGTGCCCATTTGGAAAAAAGAACAGCAAGGTCTAAACAGTGATTGGATTGGAACCAGGGCCTCTGACCTGGAAGCCGCCCAGAAATGGGGGCGCCTTCCAGGTTTAGAGGTTTAA
- the moaD gene encoding molybdopterin converting factor subunit 1 produces the protein MKIIYFAWLRSKVGLAEEIINPPAQIQTVEHLLNWLEQKGPNYQAALKNRTVVKVAVNQKYVGFSHPIQLNDEIALFPPISGG, from the coding sequence ATGAAGATCATTTATTTTGCTTGGCTTAGAAGTAAGGTGGGATTAGCAGAAGAGATTATCAATCCACCTGCCCAAATTCAGACAGTTGAACATCTTTTAAACTGGCTGGAGCAAAAAGGTCCCAATTATCAGGCAGCATTAAAGAACCGCACGGTTGTGAAAGTTGCGGTCAACCAAAAATATGTGGGTTTTTCGCATCCCATTCAATTAAACGATGAGATTGCTTTATTCCCACCGATCAGTGGAGGATAA
- the pgsA gene encoding CDP-diacylglycerol--glycerol-3-phosphate 3-phosphatidyltransferase, whose protein sequence is MPSNLPNILTFLRIGVLPILVGLMYISYDWARYLSIVLYSFACITDYLDGYFARRMKQVSPLGRLLDPIADKLLVATVLMMLTALQIIEGWTVIAALIILSREIFVSGLREFLAELQVRLPVSRLAKWKTAVQMVSLGMLLLAPLYPNYLLEAAIIGLWMAAGLTLVTGYDYLMASVKQLRPK, encoded by the coding sequence ATGCCATCAAATTTACCCAATATCTTAACTTTTTTACGTATTGGCGTTTTGCCCATACTGGTGGGGCTCATGTATATTTCCTATGATTGGGCCCGTTACCTAAGTATTGTTTTATATTCCTTCGCTTGTATTACAGATTATTTGGATGGTTACTTCGCAAGAAGGATGAAACAAGTATCCCCTCTAGGCCGGCTGCTTGATCCTATTGCAGATAAATTGCTAGTGGCCACCGTTTTAATGATGTTGACGGCCTTGCAAATTATTGAAGGCTGGACTGTCATCGCCGCCTTAATTATCTTAAGCCGGGAAATTTTTGTCTCTGGGCTTCGTGAATTTTTAGCAGAATTGCAAGTCAGGTTGCCGGTCAGCCGTTTGGCAAAATGGAAAACCGCCGTACAGATGGTTTCCTTAGGCATGCTGCTGCTTGCTCCCCTGTACCCAAATTATCTTTTAGAAGCAGCGATTATAGGCCTGTGGATGGCCGCTGGATTAACCCTTGTTACTGGGTATGATTATCTGATGGCCAGCGTTAAGCAATTGCGTCCTAAATAA
- the uvrC gene encoding excinuclease ABC subunit UvrC — protein MNKKQENLNPLSQGIAVLQKQIKLLGNKPGIYQMLNDKGEVLYIGKAHNLRKRVTNYTVPDRLTLRIQRMIAETRSLEVTITHTEAEALLLESNLIKKILPRYNILLRDDKSFPYIVITHNHPAPQLLKHRGAKTIPGSYYGPFLSGQAVNSTVMDLQRAFLLRSCSDNIYASRNRPCLLYQIKRCAAPCVQRISNEDYSLLVQQAQNFLSGKTVIIQEQLAKQMQEASAQLDFEAAAGFRDRLQALTQIQARQHIFVEGITEADVLGFYQQAGQSCIQVFLYRGGGNYGSRSYFPSHPAEASADEILSAFVGQFYADKLPPREILLSLSLKDQSLLQEALSSKAGYPVHFSVPKRGGKYKIIEHAEQNARESLQRRQSDVSLQTDMLQKLAARFNLPKVPARIEVYDNSHLMGTHAFGAMIAAGAEGFIKSSYRKFAIRTDDGTMGNDDYGMMRQVIRRRLKCDPSPSTDATQNWPDLMLIDGGKGQLQAVNQVLEELGITSIFLIAIAKGPDRNAGRERFFLVGQEPFTLEPQDPLLYFLQRLRDEAHRFAIGAHRQRRQKQLYKSALDDIPGIGAKRKKLLLLHFGSAREVSRAGVEDLQRIPGISQDIAKRVYSYFHDLAENK, from the coding sequence ATGAATAAGAAACAAGAAAACTTGAACCCTTTGAGTCAAGGTATTGCCGTGTTACAAAAGCAAATCAAGCTTTTAGGTAACAAACCTGGTATTTACCAAATGTTGAATGACAAGGGGGAAGTTTTATATATTGGCAAAGCCCATAATTTACGGAAAAGGGTTACCAATTATACCGTTCCTGATCGTTTAACATTACGTATCCAACGCATGATTGCAGAAACCCGGTCGCTTGAAGTGACAATCACGCACACAGAAGCTGAGGCATTATTACTGGAAAGCAACCTCATTAAAAAAATCTTGCCCCGGTATAATATTTTGCTGCGCGATGATAAATCTTTCCCGTACATTGTAATTACCCATAACCATCCTGCCCCCCAACTTCTGAAACATCGGGGTGCCAAGACAATTCCTGGAAGTTATTATGGGCCATTCCTTTCCGGGCAAGCGGTTAATAGCACCGTGATGGATTTACAGCGTGCTTTTTTGTTACGTTCCTGCTCGGATAACATATATGCCAGCCGGAATCGCCCCTGTTTACTGTATCAGATCAAACGCTGTGCAGCACCTTGTGTCCAACGTATCAGCAACGAAGATTATAGCTTGCTGGTGCAACAAGCACAAAATTTTCTATCCGGTAAAACCGTGATTATTCAAGAACAGCTGGCCAAGCAAATGCAAGAAGCCAGCGCCCAATTGGATTTTGAAGCCGCCGCGGGCTTCAGGGATCGGTTGCAAGCCCTTACCCAAATCCAGGCACGCCAACATATTTTTGTTGAAGGCATAACCGAAGCCGATGTTTTAGGATTTTACCAGCAAGCTGGGCAAAGTTGCATTCAGGTGTTTTTATACCGGGGTGGCGGAAATTATGGAAGCCGGTCTTATTTTCCCAGTCACCCTGCAGAAGCCAGCGCGGATGAAATCCTAAGCGCTTTTGTGGGCCAGTTTTATGCGGATAAATTGCCACCTCGGGAAATTTTGTTGTCCCTATCTTTAAAAGATCAATCCCTTTTGCAGGAAGCTCTCAGCAGCAAAGCCGGTTATCCCGTCCATTTTTCCGTTCCTAAACGGGGTGGAAAATATAAAATCATTGAACATGCGGAACAAAATGCCCGGGAATCACTACAACGTCGGCAATCGGATGTATCATTGCAAACGGATATGTTACAAAAGCTTGCCGCCCGTTTCAACTTGCCTAAAGTACCAGCGCGTATTGAGGTTTACGACAACAGCCATTTAATGGGAACCCATGCCTTTGGCGCCATGATCGCCGCAGGTGCGGAAGGCTTTATCAAAAGTTCTTACCGCAAATTTGCGATTCGGACGGATGACGGAACCATGGGAAATGATGATTATGGGATGATGCGCCAAGTCATACGCAGACGTTTAAAGTGTGATCCTTCTCCCTCAACTGATGCAACCCAGAATTGGCCTGATTTAATGCTGATTGACGGCGGCAAAGGACAACTACAAGCTGTCAATCAGGTTTTAGAAGAGCTTGGGATTACGTCCATTTTTTTAATAGCCATTGCCAAGGGCCCGGATAGGAATGCGGGTCGGGAAAGGTTCTTCTTGGTCGGCCAAGAACCTTTTACATTAGAACCCCAAGATCCTTTACTCTATTTTCTGCAAAGGCTGCGGGATGAAGCCCATCGTTTTGCAATCGGCGCCCATCGGCAGAGACGTCAAAAGCAACTATATAAATCGGCCTTAGATGATATTCCGGGAATTGGTGCTAAACGTAAAAAATTATTGCTCCTTCACTTTGGTTCCGCCCGCGAAGTATCCAGGGCAGGCGTTGAGGATTTGCAAAGAATACCAGGAATTAGCCAGGATATTGCCAAACGCGTATATTCATATTTTCATGACTTGGCTGAAAATAAATAA
- a CDS encoding dihydroneopterin aldolase: MKLFIKNWVVYTKVGINPKEADILQRIRIHLEMEIHAKYPIDDKIQHVVCYDLLKKRLQEVLKEQPHLLIETIADLLATNCLTDKKIKTVKVQVEKLDVYNDCIVAVEVNRHRD; encoded by the coding sequence ATGAAATTATTTATTAAAAACTGGGTTGTATATACCAAAGTTGGTATTAATCCCAAGGAAGCAGATATTTTACAGCGCATTCGTATCCATCTGGAGATGGAGATACATGCTAAATACCCCATTGATGACAAAATCCAGCATGTGGTGTGTTATGACTTGCTAAAAAAACGGTTGCAGGAAGTTTTGAAAGAACAGCCACACTTGTTAATTGAAACCATCGCAGATTTACTAGCCACGAATTGCTTAACTGATAAAAAAATAAAAACTGTCAAGGTTCAAGTTGAGAAATTAGATGTTTACAATGACTGTATTGTCGCGGTTGAAGTTAACCGGCATCGGGATTAA
- a CDS encoding SDR family oxidoreductase: protein MANKSSSALLPNRKTVLITGSAQRIGKAIALGFAEKKWNVMLHYHQSHEAAEALVKTIAAQGGTAMSFAADLSQEQETADLIPIIAKTIQKPIDCLVNNASIFERDDAATATSQSWQLHMQINLRAPFILSQKFQQQLPAGRHANIINIIDQRVLCLTPYFTSYTISKAGLWTLTQTLALAWAPYIRVNAIGPGPTLPSPRQTPKQFQDQCLAMPLQHGTSPEEISRAIQFIVDSPAMTGQMLALDGGQHLGWSVPSRNYILPE from the coding sequence ATGGCCAATAAATCGTCGTCGGCCCTTCTTCCCAATAGGAAAACGGTTCTGATTACGGGTTCAGCCCAAAGAATTGGTAAAGCCATTGCCCTTGGTTTTGCAGAGAAAAAATGGAATGTCATGCTTCATTACCATCAATCGCATGAAGCGGCCGAAGCATTGGTAAAAACAATTGCTGCCCAGGGAGGAACAGCCATGTCCTTCGCTGCAGATTTAAGCCAGGAACAAGAAACAGCAGATTTGATCCCCATAATTGCGAAAACCATTCAAAAACCAATTGATTGTTTGGTCAATAACGCCTCGATATTTGAACGGGATGATGCAGCAACTGCAACCAGCCAATCTTGGCAGCTTCACATGCAAATTAATTTAAGGGCCCCCTTCATCCTTAGTCAGAAATTCCAGCAGCAGTTACCTGCGGGTAGACATGCCAATATCATCAATATCATTGACCAACGTGTTTTATGTTTAACACCCTATTTCACCAGCTACACCATCAGTAAGGCAGGGTTATGGACACTAACCCAAACCCTGGCTTTAGCCTGGGCCCCTTATATCCGGGTGAATGCCATTGGCCCCGGCCCTACCCTGCCAAGCCCTAGGCAAACACCCAAGCAATTTCAGGACCAATGTTTGGCGATGCCGTTACAACATGGTACAAGTCCCGAAGAAATCAGCCGCGCTATACAGTTTATTGTTGATTCGCCTGCAATGACTGGTCAGATGCTGGCGCTTGACGGTGGTCAACATTTGGGTTGGTCGGTACCTTCAAGAAATTACATCTTGCCTGAATAA
- a CDS encoding succinylglutamate desuccinylase/aspartoacylase family protein — protein MPKITEYIPLLTGTTLTQRQIIVHRFGVRGARPKAYIQASLHADEIPGMLVAHHLLKLLDQADQKKQICGEIVVIPVANPIGLSQFMNAKLTGRYELGGAGNFNRNWPDLYSALPETIGHLLTPNADRNTQIIRQGIQQILDQATPFSEMSSLKLTLARLAFDSDFVLDLHCDDEALMHLFLTPAHWPDATDLAAELGSYASLLSADSGGQSFDESLSTPWIKLATDFPNWPIPAACMAATVEHRGSADVNDELALKDAQGIFRFLQRRQLVAGNPGALPPLLNQATDFTACDIIKAPTGGIVVYRKKLGAPVKKGEVIAEIVDPAAIDPSQARIPVVSVTDGFILSRRLDHFLRPSDTVAKVVGKIPLPHRNGLLLED, from the coding sequence ATGCCCAAAATAACTGAATACATCCCTTTATTAACTGGGACCACCTTGACCCAGCGGCAAATTATTGTCCATCGTTTTGGCGTTAGAGGAGCAAGACCTAAAGCCTATATCCAAGCTTCTTTGCATGCGGATGAAATTCCTGGGATGTTAGTTGCCCATCATTTGTTAAAATTATTGGATCAGGCCGATCAAAAAAAACAAATTTGCGGTGAAATTGTTGTTATACCGGTTGCTAATCCCATCGGCCTAAGCCAATTTATGAATGCCAAATTAACTGGCCGGTATGAACTAGGGGGGGCCGGGAATTTCAACCGCAATTGGCCGGATTTATATTCGGCATTACCCGAAACCATCGGCCATCTTTTAACCCCTAACGCCGACCGCAATACCCAAATTATCCGCCAGGGAATCCAGCAAATTTTAGACCAAGCCACGCCTTTCAGTGAAATGAGCAGCCTGAAATTGACATTGGCACGATTGGCTTTTGATAGTGACTTTGTTTTGGATTTACATTGCGATGACGAAGCCTTGATGCATTTATTTCTAACCCCTGCCCATTGGCCGGATGCAACCGATTTGGCTGCAGAACTGGGCAGTTATGCCAGTTTACTAAGTGCTGATTCGGGCGGGCAATCTTTTGATGAAAGCCTTAGCACGCCCTGGATTAAATTGGCGACAGATTTTCCCAATTGGCCAATTCCTGCCGCCTGTATGGCGGCAACGGTTGAGCATCGGGGTTCAGCCGATGTCAATGACGAATTAGCCTTAAAAGACGCACAAGGCATTTTCCGCTTTCTGCAGCGCCGCCAGCTGGTTGCTGGCAATCCTGGGGCTTTACCGCCTTTGCTTAACCAAGCGACAGACTTTACGGCCTGCGATATTATCAAAGCACCGACGGGGGGGATCGTTGTTTACCGCAAAAAATTAGGCGCGCCAGTTAAAAAGGGGGAAGTTATTGCTGAAATTGTAGACCCAGCCGCAATTGATCCTTCCCAAGCAAGGATCCCGGTTGTCAGTGTGACAGATGGTTTTATTTTATCCAGGCGACTGGATCACTTCCTTCGGCCCAGCGATACGGTTGCCAAAGTGGTTGGCAAAATTCCTTTACCACACCGGAATGGTCTGTTACTGGAAGATTAA
- a CDS encoding UvrD-helicase domain-containing protein — protein MIPSLKLDLNKEQQEAAETIDGPLLILAGAGTGKTRVLIARIAHILATGRAYPNQLLAVTFTNKAAQEMKSRVAAVLQRPVEGWWLGTFHSLSARLLRRHAELVGLTPQFTILDEDDQQRLIKQLLQSENIDDQKLPARQVAGIFSRWKDKGLFPSHVQNLSVNNFVHVKLPLLYAAYQERLKNLNCCDFGDLLLHNLQILGSHPDVLGQYHQQFRFLMVDEYQDTNTAQYLWIRLLSQKHQNLCCVGDDDQSIYGWRGAEIGNILKFSQDFPTAKIVRLEQNYRSTPHILAAASGIISHNKQRMGKTLHTNMVGGDKVQLGNFWDGTEEARYVAEEIEALQRRGHSLGAIAILVRTGAQTREFEERFLTFGIKYRVIGGPRFYERLEIRDALAYLRLVYQPRDDLAFERIINKPRRGIGDTTIRLLYQLAKQHTCSLTEAAKRFAAEQQGNTSARRSIASFMSNFERWRALSSQQRHTDLARLILDESGYTEMWQKDPSPDSIGRLENLKELISAMEQFDNLAGFLEHVSLVMENAEGNPEDMVTIMTLHSAKGLEFNILFLPGWEEGLFPHQRALDETGNQGLEEERRLAYVGITRARQRLYITYANSRRLYGLWQHALPSRFIWELPKTAVEPIQTSLLAEKWNYIWAQKSSSQSAELVPEKNTRPIRQPLPFLQNNSIRGDLAINRPTVIGTDKKFLQGDKVFHQKFGYGIVLNREGEHLEIAFDKAGTKKVMAAFLVAANVAG, from the coding sequence ATGATCCCTTCCTTGAAGCTTGACCTGAATAAAGAACAACAGGAAGCCGCGGAAACCATTGATGGGCCGTTGCTAATTTTGGCAGGTGCAGGTACCGGTAAAACACGGGTTTTAATCGCCAGGATAGCGCATATTCTTGCCACGGGCCGGGCTTATCCCAATCAGTTATTGGCGGTTACTTTTACCAATAAGGCCGCTCAGGAGATGAAATCCCGGGTTGCTGCTGTTTTACAGCGGCCAGTTGAGGGGTGGTGGTTAGGTACTTTTCATTCTTTGTCTGCCCGTCTTTTGCGGCGTCATGCGGAATTGGTTGGATTAACCCCCCAATTTACAATCTTGGATGAAGATGATCAGCAACGATTGATTAAACAATTATTGCAAAGTGAAAATATCGATGACCAAAAATTGCCCGCCAGGCAAGTGGCAGGGATATTTTCAAGATGGAAAGATAAAGGTCTTTTCCCAAGCCATGTCCAAAATTTATCGGTCAATAACTTTGTCCATGTTAAGTTACCACTTTTATACGCCGCTTACCAGGAGCGACTGAAAAACCTTAATTGTTGTGATTTTGGTGATTTGCTATTGCATAATTTGCAGATATTGGGCTCTCATCCTGATGTTTTGGGCCAATATCACCAGCAATTCCGCTTTCTAATGGTGGATGAATATCAAGATACTAATACCGCCCAATATTTATGGATACGGTTATTATCGCAAAAGCATCAAAATCTCTGTTGTGTCGGCGATGATGATCAATCCATTTATGGGTGGCGGGGGGCAGAGATTGGCAATATTTTAAAATTTAGCCAGGATTTCCCCACGGCAAAAATTGTACGGCTTGAGCAGAATTACCGTTCAACCCCCCATATTTTGGCGGCAGCCTCAGGCATTATTTCCCATAATAAGCAAAGGATGGGTAAAACCTTGCATACCAATATGGTTGGCGGAGACAAAGTGCAGCTGGGTAATTTCTGGGATGGGACGGAGGAGGCAAGATATGTCGCGGAAGAAATTGAAGCATTGCAACGCCGTGGCCATAGTTTGGGGGCCATTGCTATCCTGGTGCGAACGGGTGCCCAAACCCGGGAGTTTGAAGAACGGTTTCTAACATTTGGCATTAAATACCGGGTGATTGGGGGGCCAAGATTTTATGAAAGACTGGAAATTCGTGATGCCCTAGCATATTTAAGGTTAGTGTATCAGCCGCGGGATGATTTGGCTTTCGAGCGCATTATTAATAAACCCAGGCGTGGAATTGGCGATACCACTATTCGGTTATTATATCAGCTGGCTAAACAACATACGTGCAGTCTAACGGAAGCAGCCAAACGTTTTGCAGCCGAACAACAGGGAAACACGTCGGCACGTCGTTCTATAGCCAGTTTTATGAGTAATTTTGAGCGTTGGCGGGCACTGTCATCGCAGCAACGCCATACCGATCTGGCCCGGCTTATTTTAGACGAATCAGGGTATACGGAGATGTGGCAAAAAGATCCATCTCCCGATTCGATTGGCCGCCTTGAAAATTTAAAAGAACTGATATCGGCAATGGAGCAGTTTGATAATTTGGCAGGATTCTTGGAGCATGTCAGCTTGGTTATGGAAAACGCTGAGGGTAATCCCGAAGATATGGTAACCATTATGACGCTGCATAGTGCGAAAGGCCTTGAATTCAACATATTATTTTTACCTGGATGGGAGGAAGGGTTGTTTCCCCATCAGCGGGCGCTTGACGAGACCGGTAACCAGGGATTAGAGGAAGAAAGAAGACTGGCTTATGTAGGGATCACCCGGGCTCGCCAACGCTTATATATAACCTATGCCAATAGCCGCCGTTTATATGGGTTGTGGCAGCACGCTTTGCCATCTCGGTTTATTTGGGAATTACCCAAAACGGCAGTTGAGCCTATACAAACAAGCTTGCTGGCGGAAAAATGGAATTACATATGGGCGCAAAAATCTTCCTCCCAATCCGCTGAATTGGTCCCTGAAAAAAACACCCGGCCGATACGCCAACCTTTGCCATTCCTGCAAAATAATTCCATCCGGGGTGATTTGGCGATCAACAGGCCAACGGTTATAGGGACAGATAAAAAATTTTTACAAGGCGATAAGGTATTCCATCAAAAATTTGGCTATGGTATAGTGCTTAATCGTGAGGGGGAGCATTTGGAAATCGCCTTTGATAAAGCGGGGACCAAAAAGGTCATGGCTGCTTTTTTAGTGGCCGCAAATGTAGCAGGATAG
- a CDS encoding 50S ribosomal protein L11 methyltransferase, protein MDNLWILQVTLPEGAADRHRVKLEEMGEGLGIAVSSFENNLKQWVVEILANHSLASKKTFFQEYLDQQLIDGYLIDAAPLPAKDWVKESEQILAPFKVGRFFIYGSFYRGKLPIRLTPLKIDAGLAFGTGRHETTAGCLNVLHTFYKRKRQFYNILDMGSGSAILAMAAASLWKKATVLAVDKDYEALEVARANIRLNELKGRINVRWSNGYGTWVKKQGPYDLIMANILARPLCDMAYGLAKNLAPNGAAVLSGLLISQEDQVEKAQQQQGLVVEERLRMQEWTVLVVKHQAKPADDRINAEEV, encoded by the coding sequence ATGGATAATCTATGGATATTGCAAGTGACTTTGCCAGAGGGTGCTGCTGATCGGCACCGCGTTAAATTAGAAGAAATGGGTGAAGGTTTAGGGATTGCTGTTTCCAGTTTTGAAAATAACCTGAAGCAGTGGGTTGTTGAAATCTTAGCGAACCATTCTCTCGCATCAAAGAAAACTTTCTTTCAAGAATATTTAGACCAGCAATTGATTGATGGATATTTGATTGATGCAGCTCCACTCCCCGCCAAAGATTGGGTGAAAGAAAGTGAGCAAATATTAGCGCCTTTTAAGGTGGGCAGATTTTTTATCTACGGCTCATTTTACCGGGGAAAATTACCTATCCGCCTAACCCCTTTAAAAATTGATGCGGGATTGGCTTTCGGCACTGGGCGCCATGAAACCACCGCCGGATGCTTAAATGTGCTGCACACTTTCTATAAACGCAAGCGGCAATTTTATAATATTTTGGATATGGGATCAGGCAGTGCCATTTTGGCAATGGCGGCCGCTTCTTTATGGAAAAAAGCAACAGTATTGGCAGTTGATAAGGACTATGAAGCTTTGGAAGTGGCCCGGGCAAATATCCGGCTAAATGAATTAAAAGGTCGGATCAATGTGCGTTGGAGTAATGGGTATGGTACATGGGTTAAAAAACAGGGTCCCTATGATTTAATAATGGCCAACATACTGGCGCGTCCCTTATGTGATATGGCTTATGGTTTGGCTAAGAATTTGGCGCCCAATGGAGCAGCCGTTTTATCCGGTTTGTTGATTTCCCAAGAAGACCAGGTTGAAAAGGCTCAGCAACAACAGGGATTGGTTGTGGAAGAACGCTTGCGGATGCAAGAATGGACCGTGTTGGTTGTTAAACATCAGGCAAAGCCAGCGGATGATAGAATAAATGCTGAGGAAGTGTAA